In a single window of the Pedococcus dokdonensis genome:
- a CDS encoding GntR family transcriptional regulator, whose amino-acid sequence MPVPSLAPPSTRSLLRDDVYGRLRDAIVDGTLGPNEQLRDQELAAWLGVSRTPVREALLRLQQAGLVVARPGRSTTVAGVDARAVRDAQAVVAAMHEVAVRAAVSVLDAVALDAMRAANDRFAAALRAGDVETALAADDELHGIPVEAAGNAAVATVLGEFTPVLRRMERLRFSSLSGRASVRLHDELITRLAAGDAEGAAAVSTRTWHTLAPLLDT is encoded by the coding sequence ATGCCGGTGCCGAGCCTTGCGCCCCCATCCACCCGCAGCCTGCTGCGTGACGACGTCTACGGCCGGCTCCGGGACGCCATCGTGGACGGGACCCTCGGGCCCAACGAGCAGCTGCGCGACCAGGAGCTTGCCGCCTGGCTCGGGGTGAGTCGCACCCCCGTCCGGGAAGCATTGCTGCGGCTCCAGCAGGCCGGACTCGTCGTGGCTCGTCCAGGGCGGTCCACCACCGTCGCGGGGGTCGACGCCCGAGCCGTGCGCGACGCACAGGCCGTCGTCGCGGCGATGCACGAGGTGGCGGTCCGGGCAGCGGTCTCCGTCCTGGACGCCGTGGCGCTGGATGCCATGCGCGCCGCCAACGACCGCTTCGCCGCGGCCCTGCGGGCCGGCGACGTGGAGACCGCGCTCGCGGCGGACGACGAGCTGCACGGCATACCGGTGGAGGCGGCCGGCAACGCCGCGGTGGCGACGGTCCTCGGTGAGTTCACCCCGGTGCTGCGGCGGATGGAACGCCTGCGCTTCTCCTCGCTCAGTGGGCGAGCGTCGGTGCGGCTGCACGACGAGCTGATCACCCGGCTCGCCGCCGGCGACGCCGAGGGTGCCGCCGCGGTGAGCACCCGCACCTGGCACACCCTCGCGCCGTTGCTCGACACCTGA
- a CDS encoding MFS transporter, with translation MSDPEATATAAPDTTGLTAPKTPLWRDRRFATYWVGQGISQFGDRITELALPLIAVTMLHAGATTVGLLTAAVWAPNILSLLVGTWVDHHERKRRLLVVADLLRCVVLLTLPVAHFLGAITLAQLFAVALVAGLGQVLYQTSYPSFFVSLVRRDQFVEANSLLSGTRSASFVAGPAVAGGLIQAVTAPVAMLVDAVTFAVSAVLIGRVRVRDVPVDPPDGTGLFRRARDGMGLVLSDRYLRASLACATTINLFNLMAGALLILFASRELGLSAGVIGLALGIGATGGLLGTVLAGRLTRRVGLGRTIALGAVVFSAPFALLPLAAGPTWSRAGVLAAVEFVSALGVMWLDIPLNALMTAVTPDGVRSRVAGAFSSVNYGIRPVGAVLGGLVGEWIGLGPTMVVAAIGGSLSVLFLLWSPVSGTATIEELDSVHEAGRG, from the coding sequence GTGAGCGACCCCGAGGCGACTGCCACCGCCGCGCCGGACACCACCGGGCTGACGGCGCCGAAGACCCCGCTCTGGCGCGACCGCCGGTTCGCGACCTACTGGGTCGGTCAGGGCATCTCCCAGTTCGGCGACCGGATCACCGAGCTGGCCCTGCCGCTCATCGCCGTCACCATGCTGCACGCCGGCGCCACGACCGTGGGCCTGCTGACCGCGGCGGTGTGGGCGCCCAACATCCTCTCGCTCCTGGTCGGCACCTGGGTCGACCACCACGAGCGCAAGCGCCGCCTCCTGGTCGTGGCGGACCTGCTCCGGTGCGTCGTGCTCCTGACGCTGCCGGTGGCCCACTTCCTCGGCGCGATCACGCTGGCGCAGTTGTTCGCGGTGGCCCTGGTGGCCGGCCTTGGGCAGGTGCTCTACCAGACGTCCTATCCGAGCTTCTTCGTCTCGCTCGTGCGGCGCGACCAGTTCGTCGAGGCCAACAGCCTGCTCAGCGGCACGCGGTCGGCCTCCTTCGTGGCCGGTCCGGCGGTCGCCGGTGGCCTGATCCAGGCCGTGACGGCGCCCGTCGCGATGCTGGTCGACGCCGTCACCTTCGCGGTGTCCGCCGTGCTGATCGGCCGGGTCAGGGTGCGCGACGTGCCGGTCGACCCGCCCGACGGGACCGGCCTGTTCCGCCGGGCCCGCGACGGCATGGGGCTGGTGCTCAGCGACCGCTACCTGCGCGCCTCGCTGGCCTGCGCCACGACGATCAACCTGTTCAACCTGATGGCCGGCGCGCTGCTCATCCTGTTCGCCAGCCGCGAGCTCGGCCTCTCGGCAGGTGTCATCGGCCTCGCGCTCGGGATCGGAGCCACTGGCGGGCTGCTTGGCACGGTCCTCGCCGGGCGCCTGACCCGCAGGGTCGGCCTCGGCCGCACCATCGCCCTCGGGGCGGTCGTCTTCTCCGCCCCCTTTGCCCTGCTGCCCCTGGCCGCCGGGCCGACCTGGTCGCGGGCTGGGGTGCTGGCCGCCGTGGAGTTCGTCTCCGCGCTCGGCGTGATGTGGCTCGACATCCCGCTCAACGCCCTGATGACCGCGGTGACCCCTGACGGCGTGCGCAGCCGGGTCGCGGGCGCGTTCTCGAGCGTCAACTACGGCATCCGCCCGGTGGGTGCCGTGCTCGGCGGTCTCGTGGGCGAGTGGATCGGTCTGGGGCCGACGATGGTGGTCGCGGCGATCGGCGGCTCCCTGTCGGTGCTGTTCCTGCTGTGGTCGCCGGTGTCCGGCACTGCGACGATCGAGGAGCTCGACAGCGTCCACGAGGCGGGCAGGGGTTGA
- a CDS encoding ArsR/SmtB family transcription factor, with amino-acid sequence MVDRPDTNPYGDVELTPRGMRALAHPVRLAILSRLQGFGPSTATALAPLVGATPSVTSWHLRHLAEHGLVRDADADVDADVMGDGRQRWWQAAGTGFRFTPSSDEAGRDAATLLSHVLFDQAQDLPRVWVRDTEPLLEDDWRRSAGLSNTTFLATADELAEVEAAIEELLAPYVRRRADRRADGTNTPGARNVRMLRYVLPEADPGSMEESS; translated from the coding sequence ATGGTCGACCGGCCGGACACCAACCCCTACGGGGATGTCGAGCTCACGCCCCGGGGCATGCGGGCCCTCGCCCATCCCGTCCGCCTGGCCATCCTCAGCCGACTCCAGGGCTTCGGGCCGAGCACGGCCACCGCCCTCGCCCCGCTGGTCGGGGCGACGCCGTCGGTGACCAGCTGGCACCTGCGCCACCTCGCCGAGCACGGGCTGGTCCGTGACGCCGACGCCGACGTCGACGCCGACGTCATGGGCGACGGGCGGCAGCGCTGGTGGCAGGCCGCCGGCACCGGCTTCCGCTTCACGCCCAGCTCTGACGAGGCCGGACGCGACGCCGCGACCCTGCTCTCCCACGTGCTCTTCGACCAGGCGCAGGACCTGCCCAGGGTGTGGGTGCGGGACACCGAGCCCCTGCTCGAGGACGACTGGCGCCGCTCCGCGGGCCTGTCCAACACGACCTTCCTGGCGACCGCCGACGAGCTGGCCGAGGTCGAGGCCGCGATCGAGGAGCTGCTCGCTCCCTATGTGCGGCGCCGGGCCGACCGCCGGGCCGACGGCACGAACACGCCGGGAGCACGCAACGTACGGATGCTGCGCTACGTGCTGCCCGAGGCCGACCCAGGGTCGATGGAGGAGTCGTCGTGA
- a CDS encoding GNAT family N-acetyltransferase — protein sequence MDLPDGLVARPLSPTDARAVFEVVAAAEAHDVGEAAIEVEDIEGDWARGSFDLATEAIGIWDGDRLAASGEVFKGRRADASVHPDYRGRGIGTWLADWLEDCARARGSKLVGQTVPGDTDPERFFQSRGYRLGWTSWVLQVPADRPIEPQPLPDGYTLRQFAGPADGRVAFQLIEDAFNEWPDRDPSSFEDWAPRGPLRPGFEPWQIRFVVDDQGTEVGVCYTILAGQTGYVDAIAVRADQRGLGLARALLVDAFERAREHGATVSELSTDSRTGALGLYEHVGMQVTQTWRHWMTDL from the coding sequence ATGGACCTTCCCGACGGGCTGGTGGCCCGCCCCCTCTCCCCCACCGACGCGCGCGCCGTCTTCGAGGTGGTCGCCGCCGCCGAGGCCCACGACGTGGGCGAGGCGGCCATCGAGGTCGAGGACATCGAGGGCGACTGGGCGCGCGGCAGCTTCGACCTGGCCACCGAGGCCATCGGCATCTGGGACGGCGACCGCCTGGCGGCCTCGGGCGAGGTCTTCAAGGGACGTCGGGCCGACGCGTCGGTGCACCCCGACTACCGGGGCCGTGGCATCGGCACCTGGCTGGCCGACTGGCTCGAGGACTGCGCCCGGGCGCGCGGCTCCAAGCTCGTCGGCCAGACCGTGCCGGGCGACACCGACCCCGAGCGGTTCTTCCAGTCCCGGGGCTACCGCCTCGGCTGGACGTCCTGGGTCCTGCAGGTCCCCGCCGACCGCCCGATCGAGCCGCAGCCGCTCCCCGACGGCTACACGCTGCGGCAGTTCGCCGGACCGGCCGATGGCAGGGTCGCCTTCCAGCTCATCGAGGACGCCTTCAACGAGTGGCCTGACCGCGACCCCTCGTCGTTCGAGGACTGGGCTCCGCGTGGGCCGCTTCGGCCGGGCTTCGAGCCGTGGCAGATCCGGTTCGTCGTCGACGACCAGGGCACCGAGGTCGGGGTCTGCTACACGATCCTCGCCGGCCAGACCGGCTACGTCGACGCCATCGCGGTCCGAGCCGACCAGCGTGGGCTGGGTCTGGCTCGCGCCCTGCTGGTCGACGCCTTCGAGCGCGCGAGAGAGCACGGGGCCACGGTCAGCGAGCTGTCCACCGACTCCCGCACCGGCGCCCTCGGGCTCTACGAGCACGTGGGCATGCAGGTCACTCAGACCTGGCGGCACTGGATGACCGACCTCTGA
- a CDS encoding acyl-CoA dehydrogenase family protein — MSSDVDQDRPTTNPTESESRAVAEAARESDWERPSFAKGLYLGHFDLDLVHPHPRATAEDEARGAEFLARLREVCATIDGAAIERDALIPDDVLARLADIGAFGMKIPREYGGLGLTMSSYGQALMLVGSAHPSLGALLSAHQSIGVPEPVKLVGTKEQKQAFLPRCAAGAISAFLLTEPDVGSDPARMGSMATPTEDGTAYLLDGVKLWTTNGVVAELLVVMARVPEHDGQRGGITAFVVEGDADGITVERRNSFMGLKGLENGLTRFHQVRVPVENRLGKEGDGLKIALTTLNAGRLSIPAMCAAAGKWALKISREWSAERVQWGRPVGEHGAVAEKLAFIAATTYGLESVLELSAQLADAGSKDIRIEAALAKLWASEMAWQIADELVQVRGGRGYETAESLRARGERAVPAEQMLRDLRINRIFEGSTEIMHLLIAREAVDAHLKAAGALAEKDASLEDKARAAAGASGFYAKWLPQLVIGKGAAPTSYAEFGVLATHLRFVERSSRKLARQTFYGMSRWQAKMEYRQAFLGRVVDIGAELFAISAACSRAEMLRTDDEARGRSAYQLADVFCQQSRQRVESLFTALWSNTDDADLRLAKGVLAGDYTWLEDGVLDPSEGTGPWIAEWTPGASETESVWRAVR; from the coding sequence ATGAGCAGCGACGTCGATCAGGACCGGCCGACCACGAACCCGACCGAGAGCGAGTCGCGCGCGGTCGCCGAAGCGGCGCGCGAGTCCGACTGGGAGCGCCCGAGCTTCGCGAAGGGCCTCTACCTCGGGCACTTCGACCTCGACCTGGTGCACCCACACCCGCGGGCCACCGCCGAGGACGAGGCACGCGGGGCGGAGTTCCTGGCGAGGCTGCGTGAGGTCTGCGCGACCATCGACGGCGCGGCCATCGAGCGTGATGCCCTGATCCCCGACGACGTGCTCGCGCGGCTGGCCGACATCGGTGCCTTCGGGATGAAGATCCCCCGCGAGTACGGCGGCCTCGGCCTCACCATGTCGTCCTACGGCCAGGCCCTCATGCTGGTCGGCTCGGCCCACCCGAGCCTCGGCGCGCTGCTGTCGGCGCACCAGTCGATCGGCGTCCCGGAGCCGGTCAAGCTGGTCGGCACGAAGGAGCAGAAGCAGGCCTTCCTCCCCCGTTGCGCTGCCGGCGCGATCTCGGCGTTCCTGCTCACCGAGCCCGACGTCGGCTCCGACCCGGCGCGGATGGGCAGCATGGCGACCCCCACCGAGGACGGCACGGCATACCTGCTCGACGGGGTGAAGCTCTGGACCACCAACGGCGTCGTCGCCGAGCTGCTCGTGGTCATGGCGCGGGTGCCCGAGCACGACGGGCAGCGCGGTGGCATCACCGCCTTCGTCGTCGAGGGCGATGCCGACGGCATCACCGTCGAGCGACGCAACTCCTTCATGGGGCTCAAGGGGCTCGAGAACGGGCTGACCCGGTTCCACCAGGTGCGGGTGCCGGTCGAGAACCGCCTGGGCAAGGAGGGCGACGGCCTCAAGATCGCCCTCACCACCCTCAACGCCGGGCGGCTGTCGATCCCGGCCATGTGTGCCGCCGCGGGCAAGTGGGCGCTCAAGATCTCGCGCGAGTGGTCCGCCGAGCGGGTGCAGTGGGGTCGCCCGGTCGGGGAGCACGGCGCGGTCGCGGAGAAGCTCGCGTTCATCGCTGCGACCACCTACGGCCTCGAGTCGGTCCTCGAGCTCTCGGCGCAGCTGGCCGACGCCGGCAGCAAGGACATCCGCATCGAAGCGGCCCTGGCCAAACTTTGGGCCTCGGAGATGGCGTGGCAGATCGCCGACGAGCTGGTCCAGGTGCGTGGCGGGCGAGGCTACGAGACGGCCGAGTCGCTGCGGGCCCGCGGCGAACGCGCCGTCCCGGCCGAGCAGATGCTGCGCGACCTGCGGATCAACCGGATCTTCGAGGGGTCCACCGAGATCATGCACCTGCTGATCGCCCGCGAGGCCGTCGACGCCCACCTCAAGGCCGCCGGCGCCCTGGCGGAGAAGGACGCCTCGCTGGAGGACAAGGCGCGCGCCGCCGCCGGCGCCAGTGGCTTCTACGCGAAGTGGTTGCCGCAGCTCGTCATCGGCAAGGGCGCCGCACCCACCTCGTATGCCGAGTTCGGCGTCTTGGCGACGCACCTGCGGTTCGTCGAGCGGTCCAGTCGCAAGCTGGCCCGGCAGACCTTCTACGGGATGTCCCGCTGGCAGGCGAAGATGGAGTACCGCCAGGCCTTCCTCGGCAGGGTCGTCGACATCGGGGCCGAGCTGTTCGCGATCTCCGCAGCCTGCAGCCGGGCCGAGATGCTGCGCACCGACGACGAGGCGCGCGGACGCTCGGCCTACCAGCTCGCCGACGTGTTCTGCCAGCAGAGCCGACAGCGGGTCGAGTCGCTGTTCACCGCGCTGTGGTCGAACACCGACGACGCAGACCTGCGACTGGCCAAGGGCGTGCTGGCGGGCGACTACACCTGGCTGGAGGACGGTGTGCTCGACCCGAGCGAGGGCACCGGGCCGTGGATCGCCGAGTGGACCCCCGGCGCCAGCGAGACCGAGTCGGTCTGGCGCGCGGTGCGCTAG
- a CDS encoding aspartate-semialdehyde dehydrogenase gives MRIGVFGATGQVGSVMRALLAERGFPVDEIRYFASARSAGTTLPWAGGEVTVEDSATADFSGLDIALFSNGGAASKELAPQVAAAGAVVVDNSSAWRKDPDVPLVVSEVNADDLDTIPKGIVANPNCTTMAAMPVLKPLHDEAGLVRLTVASYQAVSGSGGKGVQELDGQLRGGYAAGEPADLALDGRAVELPAPNVYAVPVGFNVIPLAGSVVDDGSLETDEEQKLRNESRKILHIPDLRVSGTCVRVPVFTGHSLAIHAEFADDITPERALELLAKAPGVVVSDVPNPLEAAGRDEVHVGRVRVDQSAPEGKGLVLFVVGDNLRKGAALNAVQIAEELLKRR, from the coding sequence ATGAGAATTGGTGTCTTCGGGGCCACCGGGCAGGTCGGCTCGGTCATGCGCGCACTCCTGGCCGAGCGGGGCTTCCCGGTCGACGAGATCCGTTACTTCGCGTCGGCGCGGTCTGCCGGCACGACGCTGCCGTGGGCCGGTGGCGAGGTAACCGTCGAGGACTCCGCGACCGCTGACTTCTCGGGCCTCGACATCGCGCTGTTCTCGAACGGCGGAGCGGCGTCCAAGGAACTGGCCCCCCAGGTCGCCGCCGCCGGCGCCGTCGTGGTCGACAACTCCTCGGCCTGGCGCAAGGACCCTGACGTGCCGCTGGTCGTGAGCGAGGTCAACGCCGACGACCTCGACACGATCCCCAAGGGCATCGTCGCCAACCCCAACTGCACCACGATGGCCGCGATGCCGGTCCTCAAGCCGCTGCACGACGAGGCGGGTCTGGTGCGCCTCACCGTGGCCTCCTACCAAGCAGTGTCCGGCTCGGGGGGCAAGGGTGTGCAGGAGCTCGACGGGCAGCTGCGCGGGGGGTATGCCGCGGGCGAGCCCGCCGACCTCGCCCTCGACGGGCGGGCCGTCGAGCTCCCGGCGCCGAACGTCTACGCCGTGCCCGTCGGCTTCAACGTCATCCCGCTGGCCGGGTCGGTCGTCGACGATGGCTCGCTCGAGACCGACGAGGAGCAGAAGCTCCGCAACGAGTCGCGCAAGATCCTGCACATCCCCGACCTGCGCGTCTCCGGCACCTGCGTCCGCGTGCCGGTCTTCACCGGTCACTCGCTCGCGATCCACGCCGAGTTCGCCGACGACATCACGCCCGAGCGCGCGCTGGAGCTGCTCGCCAAGGCGCCGGGCGTCGTGGTGAGCGACGTGCCGAACCCGCTCGAGGCCGCCGGTCGCGACGAGGTCCACGTCGGCCGGGTCCGGGTCGACCAGTCGGCGCCCGAGGGCAAGGGACTGGTGCTGTTCGTCGTCGGTGACAACCTGCGCAAGGGTGCCGCCCTCAATGCCGTGCAGATCGCCGAAGAGCTGCTCAAGCGCCGCTAG
- a CDS encoding BCCT family transporter, protein MTKTGPAAPAEATGEHDALETLHPALDPVVDEHPAGEPQKLDTVVFGVTAAIAVAFVLWGFLSTKSLSSASSAGLGWVVHNMGWLFSLVASGFVLFVIWLAAGKFGRIPLGRDDEEPEFRTVSWIAMMFSAGMGIGLMFYGVSEPLSHFVEPPPGTGAAGNPQAVQTAMATTLFHWTLHPWAIYAVVGLAVAYGVFRRGRSLLISSAFAPLLGERRAAGPAGRVIDMLAIFATLFGSAASLGLGALQIGSGLEIVAGLGKAGNAVLVGIITVLTVCFILSAVSGVAKGIQWLSNVNMVLALALALFVFVVGPTVFILDLVPTAVGSYFQDLAMMSARTDAAGGDAMQEWLSGWTIFYWAWWVSWTPFVGMFIARISRGRTIRQFVTGVLLVPSVVSLVWFAIFGGAGIDVQRAGTDLAGSASAEASLFGLLQEMPLSTITSVVVMLLVAIFFVSGADAASIVMGTLSERGTLAPSRKTVIFWGAATGAVAAVMLLVGGEDALSGLQDITIVAALPFLVVMIGLAIALVKDLSSDPLIVRRAYAVAAVEQAIVAGVTEHGDDFTLAFEESAPGEGVGDLVATVTGNGTSADEGPEPAPDRAGSATS, encoded by the coding sequence CTGACCAAGACCGGCCCGGCCGCCCCTGCCGAGGCAACCGGAGAGCACGACGCCCTCGAGACCCTCCACCCGGCGCTCGACCCCGTGGTCGACGAGCACCCCGCGGGCGAGCCGCAGAAGCTCGACACCGTCGTCTTCGGTGTCACTGCCGCGATCGCCGTCGCCTTCGTGCTGTGGGGTTTCCTCAGCACCAAGAGCCTGAGCTCGGCGTCCAGCGCGGGCCTGGGGTGGGTCGTGCACAACATGGGCTGGCTGTTCTCCCTCGTGGCGTCCGGGTTCGTCCTCTTCGTCATCTGGCTCGCCGCCGGCAAGTTCGGGCGGATCCCGCTCGGCCGCGACGACGAGGAGCCCGAGTTCCGGACCGTCTCGTGGATCGCGATGATGTTCTCGGCCGGCATGGGGATCGGCCTGATGTTCTACGGGGTCTCGGAGCCCCTGTCGCACTTCGTGGAGCCGCCGCCGGGCACCGGCGCGGCCGGCAACCCCCAGGCCGTGCAGACGGCGATGGCCACGACGCTCTTCCACTGGACCCTGCACCCGTGGGCGATCTACGCGGTGGTCGGCCTCGCGGTCGCCTATGGCGTCTTCCGGCGCGGCCGCTCGCTGCTGATCAGCTCCGCCTTCGCGCCCCTGCTGGGCGAGCGCCGGGCAGCCGGGCCGGCCGGTCGCGTCATCGACATGCTGGCGATCTTCGCGACGCTCTTCGGGTCGGCCGCCTCGCTGGGCCTCGGTGCCCTGCAGATCGGGTCCGGCCTCGAGATCGTCGCCGGCCTGGGCAAGGCCGGCAACGCGGTGCTCGTCGGGATCATCACGGTCCTGACCGTCTGCTTCATCCTCTCGGCGGTCTCGGGCGTCGCGAAGGGGATCCAGTGGCTGTCCAACGTCAACATGGTGCTGGCCCTGGCCCTGGCCCTGTTCGTCTTCGTCGTGGGCCCGACCGTCTTCATCCTCGACCTGGTGCCGACCGCCGTGGGCTCCTACTTCCAGGACCTCGCGATGATGTCGGCCCGCACCGACGCGGCCGGCGGCGACGCGATGCAGGAGTGGCTGTCGGGCTGGACGATCTTCTACTGGGCCTGGTGGGTGAGCTGGACGCCGTTCGTCGGCATGTTCATCGCGCGCATCTCGCGGGGTCGCACCATCCGCCAGTTCGTCACCGGCGTGCTGCTGGTGCCGAGTGTCGTGTCGCTGGTGTGGTTCGCGATCTTCGGTGGCGCCGGCATCGACGTGCAGCGCGCAGGCACCGACCTCGCGGGGTCGGCCAGCGCCGAGGCGTCACTGTTCGGGCTGCTCCAGGAGATGCCGCTGTCGACGATCACCTCGGTCGTCGTGATGCTGCTGGTGGCCATCTTCTTCGTCTCGGGTGCGGATGCCGCGTCCATCGTGATGGGCACCCTGTCGGAGCGTGGCACGCTGGCCCCGAGCCGCAAGACCGTCATCTTCTGGGGCGCAGCCACCGGTGCCGTGGCAGCGGTGATGCTGCTGGTCGGTGGCGAGGACGCCTTGTCGGGGCTGCAGGACATCACCATCGTGGCCGCCCTGCCGTTCCTGGTCGTCATGATCGGCCTGGCGATCGCCCTGGTGAAGGACCTCAGCAGCGACCCGCTCATCGTCCGTCGTGCCTACGCCGTGGCCGCGGTCGAGCAGGCCATCGTCGCCGGGGTCACCGAGCACGGTGACGACTTCACGCTGGCCTTCGAGGAGTCCGCCCCCGGTGAGGGGGTGGGCGACCTGGTGGCCACCGTCACGGGGAACGGCACCAGCGCCGACGAGGGCCCCGAACCTGCCCCTGACCGCGCAGGATCTGCCACATCGTGA
- the era gene encoding GTPase Era, with product MTASGSGPTDGYAADAGPGAAEGRYLAGFACLVGRPNAGKSTLTNALVGQKVAITSSKPQTTRHTIRGIVTTPASQLVLVDTPGLHKPRTLLGERLNDVVRETLLEVDVIGFCLPADQRIGPGDGFIARELKEIQQGKRRPVVAIATKIDAVDRERLAEHLIAIDQLGDWDAIVPCSAVDGRQVQDVAEVLASYLPTSPGPLYPEGQLTDEPDVVMIAELVREAALEGVRDELPHSLAVVVEEMVQRPDRPEGSPLLDVRVNVFVERPSQKAIIIGRGGSRLREVGTTARRGIEELLGQKVYLDLHVKIAKDWQRDPKQLQRLGF from the coding sequence ATGACTGCGAGTGGTTCCGGACCCACCGACGGGTATGCCGCGGACGCGGGTCCGGGGGCGGCCGAGGGTCGCTACCTGGCCGGCTTCGCCTGCCTCGTGGGCCGACCCAACGCCGGCAAGTCGACGCTGACCAACGCCCTGGTGGGCCAGAAGGTCGCGATCACCTCGTCCAAGCCGCAGACCACCCGCCACACGATCCGAGGCATCGTCACGACCCCGGCCTCGCAGCTCGTGCTGGTCGACACCCCAGGGCTGCACAAGCCCCGGACCCTGCTGGGGGAGCGGCTCAACGACGTCGTGCGCGAGACCCTGCTCGAGGTCGACGTGATCGGGTTCTGCCTGCCCGCCGACCAGCGGATCGGTCCTGGTGACGGGTTCATCGCCCGAGAGCTGAAGGAGATCCAGCAGGGCAAGCGGCGTCCGGTGGTCGCCATCGCCACGAAGATCGACGCGGTCGACCGCGAGCGGCTGGCCGAGCACCTGATCGCGATCGACCAGCTCGGTGACTGGGACGCGATCGTGCCCTGTTCCGCCGTCGACGGCCGACAGGTCCAGGACGTCGCCGAGGTGCTGGCCAGCTACCTCCCGACGTCGCCCGGTCCGCTCTACCCCGAGGGCCAGCTGACCGACGAGCCCGATGTCGTGATGATCGCCGAGCTCGTGCGTGAGGCCGCCCTCGAGGGCGTCCGTGACGAGCTGCCGCACTCGCTCGCCGTGGTCGTCGAGGAGATGGTCCAGCGCCCGGACCGCCCCGAGGGCAGCCCGTTGCTCGACGTGCGCGTCAACGTCTTCGTCGAGCGCCCGTCCCAGAAGGCGATCATCATCGGTCGAGGTGGCTCGCGGCTCCGCGAGGTCGGCACGACCGCGCGGCGGGGCATCGAGGAGCTGCTCGGCCAGAAGGTCTACCTCGACCTGCACGTGAAGATCGCCAAGGACTGGCAGCGCGACCCCAAGCAGCTGCAGCGCCTGGGCTTCTGA
- a CDS encoding hemolysin family protein, with translation MTGLVLAALVSVAAAFLLSAAEAALWRMSRVRAQELLDEKRAGANALSRIVADSAAYLSVTAFLRVVAESTTAVLITLGTIDLVDGFWKRLLIAIGVMALVSFVVVGVSPRTLGRQHSDSVALLASPLIVGLRTFLGPVARVLIALGNAVTPGRGYRDGPFQSESELRDLVDLAGESAVIEAEEREMIHSVFELGDTVAREVMVPRTDMVTIDGEKSLRSAMSLFLRSGFSRIPVVGDGSDDILGLLYFKDVVRRVNADADAAALPVTAQMRPMHYVPESKPVDDLLREMQRDQSHFCVVVDEYGGTAGLVTIEDIIEEIVGEIADEYDREAPGVEDLGDGTFRVPATMDIDDLADLFDVDIEEDEVDTVGGLIGKSIGRVPIVGSRCEVAGLALTAERMAGRRHRIASVIVERVAAADEDSDADDVERTTVEPEREGVS, from the coding sequence ATGACCGGACTCGTCCTCGCCGCCCTCGTCAGCGTCGCCGCCGCGTTCCTCCTGTCCGCCGCCGAGGCGGCCCTCTGGCGGATGTCTCGGGTGCGCGCCCAGGAGCTGCTCGACGAGAAGCGCGCGGGCGCCAACGCGTTGTCGCGCATCGTCGCCGACAGCGCGGCATACCTGTCCGTCACGGCGTTCCTGCGCGTGGTCGCGGAGTCGACGACGGCCGTGCTCATCACGCTGGGGACGATCGACCTGGTCGACGGCTTCTGGAAGCGCCTGCTGATTGCGATCGGGGTGATGGCGCTGGTGTCGTTCGTCGTGGTGGGCGTCTCGCCGCGGACCCTGGGTCGTCAGCACTCGGACTCGGTGGCCCTGCTCGCCTCGCCGCTCATCGTCGGACTGCGCACCTTCCTCGGCCCGGTCGCGCGGGTGCTGATCGCGCTGGGCAACGCCGTGACCCCGGGGCGCGGCTACCGCGACGGGCCGTTCCAGAGCGAGTCCGAGCTGCGCGACCTGGTCGACCTCGCGGGCGAGAGCGCGGTGATCGAGGCCGAGGAGCGCGAGATGATCCACTCGGTCTTCGAGCTCGGTGACACGGTGGCTCGCGAGGTGATGGTGCCGCGCACCGACATGGTGACGATCGACGGCGAGAAGTCGCTGCGCTCGGCGATGTCGTTGTTCCTGCGCTCCGGCTTCTCACGCATCCCCGTGGTCGGCGACGGCTCCGACGACATCCTCGGCCTGCTCTACTTCAAGGACGTCGTGCGTCGCGTCAACGCCGACGCCGACGCAGCGGCGCTCCCCGTCACCGCCCAGATGCGCCCGATGCACTACGTGCCCGAGAGCAAGCCGGTCGACGACCTGCTGCGCGAGATGCAGCGCGACCAGAGCCACTTCTGCGTCGTCGTCGACGAGTACGGCGGCACGGCCGGCCTGGTGACGATCGAGGACATCATCGAGGAGATCGTCGGCGAGATCGCCGACGAGTACGACCGTGAGGCGCCGGGTGTCGAGGACCTCGGCGACGGCACCTTCCGGGTGCCCGCGACGATGGACATCGACGACCTGGCTGACCTCTTCGACGTCGACATCGAGGAGGACGAGGTCGACACCGTCGGCGGGCTGATCGGCAAGTCCATCGGGCGCGTGCCGATCGTGGGCTCCCGGTGCGAGGTCGCCGGTCTCGCCCTCACCGCTGAGCGGATGGCCGGCCGCCGGCACCGCATCGCCAGCGTGATCGTCGAGCGGGTCGCCGCGGCCGACGAGGACTCCGACGCCGACGACGTCGAGCGCACTACGGTGGAGCCCGAGCGCGAGGGAGTGTCATGA